Proteins from one Halovivax limisalsi genomic window:
- a CDS encoding UPF0175 family protein, producing the protein MSRTTATIPEDLTDLMEGAVRAGIFENKSDAIRHVLREYFEANQEARIAAAVSLYSDGEITLGTAARLAGVNRFEMRDVLREEGVELRVGPEDVAAAREEIDAARNLD; encoded by the coding sequence ATGTCCCGAACCACCGCTACCATCCCCGAGGACCTGACCGACCTCATGGAGGGTGCCGTCCGAGCGGGAATCTTCGAGAACAAGAGCGACGCGATTCGGCACGTCCTCCGCGAGTACTTCGAGGCGAATCAGGAGGCCCGGATCGCCGCCGCGGTGTCGCTGTACAGCGACGGGGAGATCACCTTAGGGACCGCCGCCCGCCTCGCCGGCGTGAACCGGTTCGAGATGCGCGACGTGTTGCGAGAGGAGGGCGTCGAGCTTCGCGTCGGCCCCGAGGACGTGGCCGCGGCGCGAGAGGAGATCGACGCCGCTCGCAATCTGGACTGA
- a CDS encoding SDR family NAD(P)-dependent oxidoreductase — MTDEPASGAPPTVLITGATAGIGANAAKRLAARGWDVLVHGRNRERGEDLVGDIRDAGNEAAFIRADFADPAGVRALADAVRDRVDELDALVLNAALSRSECAEGWGGVELTFAVNQLAPYLLAHELLDRVRAAPHGRIVVTASAIHARGDLQIAERASDGGPSNGERADGLAADGEAAPRLDTAQLTCTDDYEAFDAYARSKLANCCFAVELAERVPEIPVNAFHPGFVPGSGLYRDVGFPLGTIVTLANWLPFVGTSVADGATPIVTLVDDAGDVTGAYFDGTERAEPDSRVRDPTYRLALWNTCADLVDVSPEWV, encoded by the coding sequence ATGACCGACGAGCCAGCATCCGGGGCCCCGCCGACGGTCCTGATCACGGGTGCGACGGCCGGGATCGGTGCGAACGCCGCGAAACGCCTCGCGGCTCGCGGCTGGGACGTCCTCGTCCACGGGAGAAATCGCGAGCGCGGCGAGGATCTCGTCGGGGACATCCGAGACGCGGGGAACGAGGCCGCCTTCATCCGCGCCGACTTCGCCGATCCCGCGGGCGTTCGCGCCCTGGCCGACGCGGTCCGCGACCGGGTCGACGAACTCGACGCGCTCGTCCTGAACGCGGCCCTCAGCCGGTCCGAGTGTGCCGAGGGCTGGGGCGGCGTCGAGCTGACCTTCGCCGTCAATCAGCTCGCGCCGTACCTCCTCGCTCACGAACTGCTGGATCGCGTCCGGGCCGCGCCCCACGGTCGGATCGTCGTCACCGCCTCGGCGATCCACGCCCGGGGTGACCTGCAGATCGCCGAACGGGCGAGCGACGGCGGCCCGTCGAACGGTGAGCGAGCCGACGGGCTGGCGGCCGATGGCGAGGCCGCCCCGCGGCTCGACACCGCGCAGTTGACCTGCACCGACGACTACGAGGCCTTCGACGCCTACGCCCGCTCCAAACTCGCGAACTGCTGTTTCGCGGTCGAACTCGCCGAGCGCGTCCCGGAGATACCGGTCAACGCGTTCCACCCGGGGTTCGTTCCCGGCAGCGGCCTCTACCGCGACGTGGGGTTTCCCCTCGGCACGATCGTCACCCTCGCGAACTGGCTGCCGTTCGTCGGGACGAGCGTGGCCGACGGCGCGACGCCCATCGTCACCCTCGTCGACGACGCCGGCGACGTCACGGGCGCGTACTTCGACGGGACCGAACGGGCCGAACCCGATTCGCGCGTTCGCGATCCGACGTACCGGCTCGCCCTCTGGAACACCTGCGCCGACCTCGTCGACGTCTCGCCGGAGTGGGTTTGA
- a CDS encoding HPP family protein: MDDRVGTTVHTSLLLSTTAVLAWLSGLPMLFPSLGPSAFVLALFQRGDAASPRRVIGGHVIGVVAGLIAYTLLSGGVDMTSTPAPGSIAGLRLGASAVVATTLTAGGMLATDTRHPPACATTLIVALGLLSTPVEGAVIVAAVIVLVLAHHLLLATERLGEVYGPSWLG; the protein is encoded by the coding sequence ATGGACGACCGGGTGGGGACGACGGTGCACACGAGCCTCCTGCTGTCGACGACGGCGGTGCTCGCGTGGCTCTCCGGACTTCCGATGCTCTTTCCGAGTCTCGGGCCGTCGGCGTTCGTCCTCGCGCTCTTCCAGCGGGGCGACGCGGCGAGTCCGCGGCGGGTGATCGGCGGGCACGTCATCGGGGTCGTCGCCGGATTGATCGCCTACACCCTCCTGTCGGGCGGCGTCGACATGACGAGCACGCCGGCGCCAGGATCGATCGCGGGGCTTCGCCTGGGCGCAAGCGCCGTCGTGGCGACGACGCTCACCGCGGGCGGGATGCTCGCGACGGACACCCGGCACCCGCCCGCCTGCGCGACCACGCTCATCGTCGCGCTCGGCCTGCTCTCGACGCCAGTCGAGGGGGCCGTCATCGTCGCGGCGGTGATCGTCCTCGTGCTCGCCCACCACCTCCTGCTCGCGACCGAGCGCCTCGGCGAGGTGTACGGCCCGTCGTGGCTCGGCTGA
- a CDS encoding carbohydrate-binding protein, producing MKRAHTLAAGIGLAIALVLGTVAVGALTVGAADVREDRDPEVSLSGSGDITDEGSYDLARLQFELTAETAADDPVLELDVPDGAEIWSVNGIGNARGQVEYDEEAGRVHLPNVEAGESAAVSIKSYSEDAGEYEFAAEALVEGEVRDVASADLAVYDLAVGAGAGEVYAGEEATIEANVSGMAGVDDPELWLNVPDDTEFVSADGPGEGELFGADEGRTNSAEYRWAFSGFETNDTREVEMTVRADEPIERDIARYSTASAVVDGELAEYNHSILHVRPERPDTALALETSQGPSYEDVEAGEQAWIEFEVRGGERVAEPEVDVELDEDLKLLDERSYDGTFHEDEVRWAFHEVDLGEYRDGRLYVTADRAGEYEFSADAIADGEVVDETSGTVSFEPNSSTPAPEDALSIDATGDTVEVGEEATVTVALSSLADVVGPEADVAVADGLEVVDVSAKAQYDGDLDRWRYVTIDQGETLAAELTVVADEPGEYEVGTDALVRGDPVESANATVNVREEGTVPDEALSVDVSVPEHYERGEGAITFEVSATEDVADATVTAELTEDLQILDVGGDGTFDEDAREWELTQLTAGETASTEVTVWNRDRGDIPVGATAAVDGNPVDASASVLRTGPNAPPQERLSAAAGAGEAVVGEETTVILELRGETDVGSPAMVVEMPENLQVVDVDADGTFHEEELWWRGTSVDARETIFAELTVIPEEPGDHEIEATAVWLPPTGDIEDGVPADNASASVPADDSSAMLTVTEDDGGELDYPAWDERVMYFTGDRVVHDGDAWEASSWTRGDEPGASRESPWERIEDESAGGDDWSEGEYPAVGHVPLVRAR from the coding sequence ATGAAACGCGCACACACGCTCGCGGCCGGCATCGGGCTCGCGATCGCCCTGGTCCTCGGTACGGTCGCAGTCGGTGCGCTGACCGTCGGCGCCGCGGACGTCCGGGAGGACCGCGATCCCGAGGTCTCGCTATCGGGATCCGGCGACATCACGGACGAGGGATCCTATGACCTCGCGAGGCTTCAGTTCGAACTGACGGCCGAGACGGCAGCCGACGATCCCGTCCTCGAGCTCGACGTCCCCGACGGCGCCGAGATCTGGTCGGTCAACGGCATCGGCAACGCGCGGGGCCAGGTGGAGTACGACGAGGAGGCGGGTCGGGTACACCTGCCGAACGTCGAGGCGGGTGAGTCGGCGGCGGTCTCGATCAAGTCCTACTCCGAGGACGCCGGCGAGTACGAGTTCGCCGCGGAGGCGCTCGTCGAAGGCGAGGTCCGCGACGTCGCGAGCGCCGACCTCGCCGTCTACGACCTGGCGGTGGGTGCCGGTGCTGGCGAGGTGTATGCCGGCGAGGAGGCGACGATCGAGGCGAACGTCTCCGGGATGGCGGGCGTCGACGACCCCGAGCTCTGGCTCAATGTGCCCGACGACACCGAGTTCGTCTCGGCCGACGGGCCCGGCGAGGGCGAGCTCTTCGGGGCCGACGAGGGCCGGACCAACAGCGCGGAGTACCGCTGGGCGTTCTCCGGATTCGAGACCAACGACACGCGCGAGGTCGAGATGACGGTCCGGGCCGACGAGCCGATCGAGCGGGACATCGCGAGATACTCCACGGCGTCCGCGGTCGTCGACGGGGAGCTGGCGGAGTACAACCACTCGATCCTGCACGTCCGTCCCGAGCGCCCCGACACGGCACTGGCCCTCGAGACGTCCCAGGGGCCCTCCTACGAGGACGTCGAGGCGGGCGAGCAGGCGTGGATCGAGTTCGAGGTCCGGGGCGGCGAGCGAGTCGCCGAGCCCGAGGTCGACGTGGAGCTAGACGAGGATCTGAAGCTGCTCGACGAGCGGAGCTACGATGGCACCTTCCACGAGGATGAGGTGCGCTGGGCGTTCCACGAAGTCGACCTGGGCGAGTACCGCGACGGCCGGCTCTACGTGACCGCCGACCGGGCGGGCGAGTACGAGTTCAGCGCCGACGCGATCGCGGATGGCGAGGTGGTGGACGAGACGAGCGGGACGGTGTCCTTCGAACCCAACTCGTCCACCCCCGCGCCCGAAGACGCGCTGTCGATCGACGCGACCGGCGACACCGTCGAGGTCGGCGAGGAGGCGACGGTGACCGTCGCGCTGTCGAGCCTCGCCGACGTCGTCGGCCCCGAGGCCGACGTGGCGGTAGCCGACGGGCTCGAGGTCGTCGATGTCTCCGCCAAAGCCCAGTACGACGGCGATCTCGACCGATGGCGCTACGTGACGATCGACCAGGGCGAGACGCTCGCTGCCGAACTCACCGTGGTGGCGGACGAGCCCGGCGAGTACGAGGTCGGCACCGACGCGCTGGTCCGGGGCGACCCGGTCGAGAGCGCGAACGCGACGGTCAACGTCCGCGAGGAGGGGACGGTCCCGGACGAGGCGCTCTCCGTCGACGTCTCCGTCCCCGAGCACTACGAGCGCGGGGAGGGAGCGATCACCTTCGAGGTGAGTGCGACCGAGGACGTCGCCGACGCGACGGTGACCGCCGAGCTCACCGAGGACCTCCAGATCCTCGACGTCGGCGGCGACGGCACGTTCGACGAGGACGCCCGCGAGTGGGAGCTCACCCAGTTGACGGCCGGCGAGACGGCCAGCACCGAGGTCACCGTCTGGAACAGGGACCGGGGCGACATTCCGGTGGGAGCGACCGCCGCCGTCGACGGTAACCCGGTCGACGCGAGCGCGTCCGTGCTCCGGACCGGTCCGAACGCCCCGCCACAGGAGCGCCTCAGCGCGGCGGCTGGTGCTGGCGAGGCCGTGGTCGGCGAAGAGACGACCGTTATCCTGGAGCTCCGCGGCGAGACCGACGTGGGCAGCCCCGCGATGGTCGTCGAGATGCCCGAGAACCTCCAGGTCGTCGACGTCGACGCCGACGGCACCTTCCACGAGGAGGAGCTGTGGTGGCGCGGGACGAGCGTCGACGCACGCGAGACTATCTTCGCCGAGTTGACCGTGATCCCCGAAGAGCCCGGCGACCACGAGATCGAGGCGACCGCCGTCTGGCTGCCGCCGACCGGTGACATCGAGGACGGCGTCCCCGCGGACAACGCCAGCGCGTCGGTCCCGGCAGACGACTCCTCCGCGATGCTCACGGTCACCGAGGACGACGGCGGGGAGCTCGACTACCCCGCCTGGGACGAGAGGGTGATGTACTTTACCGGCGACCGGGTCGTCCACGACGGCGACGCCTGGGAGGCCAGCTCGTGGACCCGCGGCGACGAGCCCGGCGCGTCCCGGGAGAGCCCCTGGGAGCGCATCGAGGACGAGTCAGCGGGCGGCGACGACTGGTCCGAGGGCGAGTACCCTGCCGTGGGACACGTCCCCCTCGTACGAGCCCGGTGA
- the glmM gene encoding phosphoglucosamine mutase, with product MDVFGSSGARGVANEELTPAFVLRVAKAAGTAWDVPRVAIARDTRKTGRMLVDAATSGLASVGTDVDRLGIVPTPGAQAYAEREGVPAIVVTASHNPPEYNGVKLIGADGVELAVTDLERIEETLLAEAFVDAPWDEIGRVREVDGARRRYVEAVRSAVDRERIADADLTVALDPGHGAGSLTNPELFRSLGCRVVTVNAQPDGRFPGRDPEPVAENLGDLGRLVRAADADVGIAHDGDADRAIFFDESGTYLEGDATFAALAAAELEAGDALVSAVNVSQRLVDVATEVGADVELTPIGSTNIITRIRDLQRAGRHVPIAGEGNGGIFFPDYRLARDGAYIAARFLELVVETPPSDLVAPYDGYANVRRNVEYDSSAERDAMLDAAANHARTADAELNTRDGYRLDYGDAWVLARPSGTEPLVRIYAEARDADRAASLADELYDVLVAAVDG from the coding sequence ATGGACGTATTCGGGTCGAGCGGGGCTCGCGGCGTGGCGAACGAGGAGCTGACGCCGGCGTTCGTCCTACGGGTGGCGAAAGCCGCCGGCACGGCCTGGGACGTCCCCCGCGTCGCCATCGCGCGCGACACCCGGAAGACCGGCCGGATGCTCGTCGACGCGGCGACGAGCGGACTGGCGAGCGTCGGGACGGACGTAGATCGGCTGGGGATCGTCCCGACGCCGGGCGCCCAGGCCTACGCCGAGCGCGAGGGCGTCCCGGCCATCGTCGTCACCGCCTCGCACAACCCGCCGGAGTACAACGGCGTGAAGCTGATCGGCGCCGACGGCGTCGAACTCGCGGTGACCGACCTGGAGCGCATCGAGGAGACGCTACTCGCGGAGGCGTTCGTCGACGCGCCCTGGGACGAGATCGGTCGCGTCCGCGAGGTCGACGGCGCCCGCCGACGCTACGTCGAGGCGGTGCGCTCGGCCGTCGATCGCGAGCGGATCGCCGACGCCGACCTCACCGTCGCCCTCGACCCCGGCCACGGCGCCGGCTCGCTGACCAACCCGGAACTCTTCCGGTCGCTGGGCTGTCGCGTCGTCACCGTCAACGCCCAGCCCGACGGCCGCTTCCCGGGTCGCGATCCGGAACCGGTCGCGGAGAACCTCGGGGATCTGGGCCGGCTGGTGCGGGCGGCCGACGCCGACGTCGGTATCGCCCACGACGGCGACGCCGATCGCGCCATCTTCTTCGACGAATCCGGAACGTACCTCGAAGGCGACGCCACCTTCGCCGCCCTCGCCGCGGCGGAACTCGAGGCGGGCGACGCGCTCGTCTCGGCGGTCAACGTCTCCCAGCGCCTGGTCGACGTCGCGACCGAGGTCGGCGCCGACGTCGAACTCACGCCGATCGGCTCGACCAACATCATCACGCGCATCCGCGACCTGCAGCGGGCCGGCCGACACGTCCCGATCGCGGGCGAGGGCAACGGGGGGATCTTCTTTCCCGACTACCGCCTGGCCCGCGACGGCGCCTACATCGCCGCGCGCTTTCTCGAACTCGTCGTCGAGACGCCGCCGAGCGACCTCGTCGCGCCCTACGACGGCTACGCCAACGTCCGTCGGAACGTCGAGTACGACTCGTCAGCCGAACGCGACGCCATGCTCGACGCCGCGGCCAACCACGCCCGCACCGCCGACGCCGAACTCAACACCCGCGACGGCTACCGCCTCGACTACGGCGACGCCTGGGTCCTCGCTCGCCCCTCGGGCACCGAACCGCTGGTCCGCATCTACGCCGAGGCGCGCGACGCCGACCGCGCGGCGTCGCTCGCCGACGAGCTCTACGACGTGTTGGTCGCCGCCGTCGACGGGTAA
- a CDS encoding HVO_0234 family beta-propeller protein: MQTLSEKRVYDDRVGARTGYVACETGLVAVRVTGTSVGEFSLVDRRPARDVALTRTGPTVDGARAAGDPTAATTVDGGSADARTAADASESAPESASGSARSLLVVATADDVVVGTPASDRAAAPDGDAGDSPTDPALAATGFGPAVAVGIGPNGIVAASPAGELRRLEYERPGSVTNGDREPGDDPESWESIDTPDDWKTGDAPESATIDAHDNPETAGDSDGERVTAVAPPLVGTDRGVYRLGGDSLRPAGLEAVRTVASADAPLVGTTAGLYALGNGWLRRFDGPVDAVTRVESASSAATGRNGAPTVGASAVLASGRELYAATEGSTTDSESWTPVATAEAPVVDLTSVASGHVWALAADGSILVLDCRDADADSIDARSHPLGIVDPRSVDAPTA; encoded by the coding sequence ATGCAGACGCTCTCCGAGAAGCGCGTCTACGACGACCGCGTCGGCGCGCGGACGGGTTACGTCGCGTGCGAAACCGGCCTCGTCGCGGTTCGCGTCACCGGGACGAGCGTCGGCGAGTTCTCGCTCGTCGATCGCCGCCCGGCCCGCGACGTTGCACTCACACGGACCGGGCCGACGGTTGACGGGGCGAGGGCGGCCGGCGATCCGACCGCCGCGACGACGGTGGACGGGGGGTCGGCCGACGCGAGGACGGCGGCCGATGCTTCGGAATCGGCCCCCGAGTCGGCGTCCGGATCCGCCCGATCGCTGCTCGTCGTCGCGACGGCCGACGACGTCGTGGTCGGGACTCCCGCTTCGGACCGAGCCGCCGCTCCGGACGGGGACGCCGGTGATTCGCCGACCGACCCGGCGCTGGCGGCGACCGGCTTCGGGCCCGCCGTCGCCGTCGGGATCGGACCGAACGGGATCGTCGCCGCCTCGCCGGCGGGTGAACTTCGGCGACTCGAATACGAGCGCCCTGGGTCGGTGACGAACGGTGACCGGGAGCCGGGCGACGATCCCGAAAGCTGGGAGTCGATCGACACGCCCGACGACTGGAAAACGGGTGACGCCCCGGAGTCGGCGACGATCGACGCGCACGATAACCCGGAGACGGCGGGCGATTCCGACGGCGAGCGGGTCACGGCCGTCGCCCCGCCCCTCGTCGGAACCGACCGCGGCGTCTACCGACTCGGCGGGGACTCGCTCCGCCCGGCCGGCCTCGAGGCGGTCCGGACGGTGGCGAGCGCCGACGCGCCGCTGGTTGGAACGACCGCGGGCCTCTACGCCCTCGGAAACGGCTGGCTGCGACGGTTCGACGGACCGGTCGATGCCGTCACTCGCGTCGAGTCCGCGTCGTCGGCCGCGACGGGGCGGAACGGGGCGCCGACGGTCGGTGCGTCGGCGGTCCTGGCCAGCGGGCGCGAACTGTACGCCGCGACCGAGGGGTCGACGACCGATAGCGAGTCGTGGACTCCCGTCGCGACCGCCGAGGCGCCCGTCGTCGACCTGACGAGCGTCGCGTCGGGCCACGTCTGGGCGCTCGCGGCCGACGGGTCGATACTCGTGCTCGATTGTCGCGATGCGGACGCCGACTCGATCGACGCCCGGAGCCACCCGCTCGGCATCGTCGACCCGCGGTCGGTCGACGCGCCGACCGCGTGA
- a CDS encoding ribose-phosphate diphosphokinase — translation MIVSGSSSQSLAASLAAALSEPLADVSVSHFPDGELLAAIEDGLASVERAVIVAATVSSDDHLELLQLQDAAREAGVGEVVTVLPYMGYARQDRAFEAGQPVSARAVARAVSTGTDRVLTVNPHERAVCDFFDPPATAVDAAPALAEPLPADLDDPVFLSPDAGAVDIAEAVRDAHGGGTVDYFEKTRRSGTEVEIAPSDVAVADRDVVVVDDIIATGGTMSEAVAVLESRGAARTFVGCVHPLLAGAAYTRLSRAGVEAIYGTDTIEGPASAVSVAPILADALE, via the coding sequence ATGATCGTCAGTGGCTCTTCCTCGCAGTCCCTCGCCGCGAGCCTCGCCGCGGCGCTGTCCGAACCGCTCGCGGACGTCTCGGTGTCGCACTTTCCGGACGGCGAACTCCTCGCCGCGATCGAGGACGGGCTCGCGTCGGTCGAGCGCGCGGTGATCGTGGCCGCGACCGTCTCGAGCGACGACCACCTCGAACTCCTCCAGTTGCAGGACGCCGCGCGCGAAGCCGGCGTCGGTGAGGTCGTCACGGTCCTGCCGTACATGGGCTACGCCCGACAGGATCGGGCGTTCGAGGCCGGCCAGCCCGTGTCGGCGCGCGCCGTCGCCCGCGCCGTCTCGACGGGGACCGACCGGGTCCTGACGGTGAACCCCCACGAGCGGGCCGTCTGCGACTTCTTCGACCCGCCCGCGACGGCCGTGGACGCGGCGCCCGCCCTCGCGGAGCCGCTGCCGGCCGACCTCGACGACCCCGTCTTCCTCTCCCCCGACGCGGGCGCGGTCGACATCGCCGAGGCCGTCCGCGACGCCCACGGCGGCGGGACCGTCGACTACTTCGAGAAGACCCGTCGCTCGGGGACCGAGGTCGAGATCGCCCCGAGCGACGTCGCCGTGGCCGATCGCGACGTGGTCGTCGTCGACGACATCATCGCCACCGGCGGGACGATGAGCGAGGCCGTCGCCGTCCTCGAATCGCGCGGCGCCGCCCGCACGTTCGTCGGCTGCGTCCACCCGCTGCTCGCCGGCGCGGCCTACACCCGCCTCTCGCGCGCCGGCGTCGAAGCGATCTACGGCACGGATACGATCGAGGGGCCCGCGAGCGCCGTCTCCGTCGCGCCGATCCTGGCGGACGCGCTCGAGTGA
- a CDS encoding DUF7344 domain-containing protein: MSQSRNRAADERVRSIELPASDRHELLASRRRRQVIAVLETAPRTVDLADVAAAIAAMDGPDGGPDADPDRIAIELHHVHLPKLADAGVIEYDPTARLVAVPDESIESIRDGA; this comes from the coding sequence ATGTCCCAATCACGCAACCGAGCGGCCGACGAGAGGGTGCGATCGATCGAACTGCCCGCGAGCGATCGCCACGAGCTGCTCGCCTCCCGGCGACGACGGCAGGTGATCGCGGTCCTCGAAACGGCGCCACGAACGGTCGACCTCGCGGACGTCGCGGCGGCGATCGCCGCGATGGACGGACCCGACGGGGGCCCGGACGCCGACCCGGACCGGATCGCGATCGAACTCCACCACGTCCACCTCCCGAAGCTGGCCGACGCGGGCGTCATCGAGTACGACCCGACGGCCCGACTGGTCGCGGTCCCGGACGAGTCGATCGAATCGATCCGCGACGGGGCGTAG
- a CDS encoding helix-turn-helix domain-containing protein, translated as MSLYQASFRIRHECPYRELSERHPDLTIREWYLHDCQVLELDAPGTPTDDLLAEIESMGTILHRSIDESGLHVVTRACLCSLESSIVERFEAHNCLYQPPTVHRQGWEHYSVIAFDEADVRALHRDLEADRDIDVRSKIELAEGTLPYSMLAPVDRLFDSLTDRQLAALRLALERGYYEQPRRTSLRDLAERTAVARSTFEEHLRKAENKVLTNAGEFLRLLTAPADANPLGVERTAADAPSASGADGD; from the coding sequence ATGAGCCTGTACCAGGCCTCGTTCCGGATTCGCCACGAGTGTCCCTACCGGGAGCTATCCGAGCGGCACCCGGACCTGACGATCCGCGAGTGGTACCTGCACGACTGCCAGGTGCTCGAGCTCGACGCGCCGGGGACGCCGACGGACGACCTGCTGGCCGAGATCGAGTCGATGGGGACGATCCTCCACCGCTCGATCGACGAGTCCGGCCTGCACGTCGTGACCCGGGCCTGCCTCTGCTCGCTCGAATCGTCGATCGTCGAGCGATTCGAGGCGCACAACTGCCTCTACCAGCCGCCGACGGTTCACCGCCAGGGCTGGGAGCACTACAGCGTGATCGCCTTCGACGAGGCCGACGTCCGGGCGCTCCACCGGGATCTGGAGGCCGATCGCGACATCGACGTCCGCTCGAAGATCGAACTCGCCGAGGGAACCCTCCCCTACAGCATGCTGGCGCCGGTCGACCGGCTCTTCGATTCGCTGACCGATCGGCAGCTCGCCGCTCTCCGACTGGCGCTGGAGCGCGGGTACTACGAACAGCCGCGACGGACGTCGCTTCGCGACCTCGCCGAGCGGACCGCCGTCGCGCGCTCGACGTTCGAAGAGCACCTCCGGAAGGCGGAGAACAAGGTGCTGACGAACGCGGGCGAGTTCCTCCGGCTGCTAACCGCGCCCGCGGATGCGAATCCGCTGGGCGTCGAGCGGACGGCGGCCGACGCGCCGTCGGCGAGCGGAGCGGACGGCGATTGA